The following proteins are co-located in the Urocitellus parryii isolate mUroPar1 chromosome 15, mUroPar1.hap1, whole genome shotgun sequence genome:
- the Usf2 gene encoding upstream stimulatory factor 2 isoform X4 — MDMLDPGLDPAASATAAAAASHDKGPEAEEGVELQEGGDGPGAEEQTAVAIASVQQAAFGDHNIQYQFRTENNGGQAVIQNPFSNGGSPAAEAVSGEARFAYFPASSVGDTTAVSVQTTDQSLQAGGQFYVMMTPQDVLQTGTQRTIAPRTHPYSPKIDGTRTPRDERRRAQHNEVERRRRDKINNWIVQLSKIIPDCNADNSKTGASKGGILSKACDYIRELRQTNQRMQETFKEAERLQMDNELLRQQIEELKNENALLRAQLQQHNLEMVGESTRQ, encoded by the exons aTGGACATGCTGGACCCGGGTCTGGATCCCGCTGCCTCGGCCACCGCTGCTGCCGCTGCCAG CCACGACAAGGGACCCGAGGCCGAGGAGGGCGTCGAGCTGCAAGAAG GCGGGGACGGTCCTGGGGCGGAGGAGCAAACGGCGGTGGCCATCGCCAGCGTCCAGCAGGCGGCGTTCGGTGACCACAACATCCAGTACCAGTTCCGCACAGAGAATAATGGAGGACAG GCTGTAATCCAGAATCCCTTCAGCAATGGTGGCAGCCCAGCAGCGGAGGCTGTCAGTGGAGAGGCCCGGTTTGCCTATTTCCCCGCATCCAGTGTGGGAGATACCACTGCTGTGTCCGTGCAAACCACCGACCAGAGCTTGCAGGCCGGAG GCCAGTTCTATGTCATGATGACACCCCAGGATGTGCTGCAGACAGGAACACAGAGGACGATCGCACCCCGGACACACCCCTATTCCCC aaaAATTGACGGAACCAGAACACCACGGGATGAGAGAAGAAGAGCTCAGCACAATGAAG TGGAGCGGAGGCGGAGGGACAAGATCAACAACTGGATTGTCCAACTTTCAAAAATCATTCCAGACTGTAATGCAGACAACAGCAAGACAGGAGCA AGTAAAGGGGGGATCCTGTCGAAGGCCTGCGATTACATCCGGGAGCTACGCCAGACCAACCAGCGCATGCAGGAGACCTTCAAGGAGGCCGAGCGGCTGCAGATGGACAATGAGCTCCTGCGGCAACAG ATCGAGGAGTTGAAGAATGAGAACGCCCTGCTTCGAGCCCAGCTGCAGCAGCACAACCTGGAGATGGTGGGCGAGAGCACCCGACAGTGA
- the Usf2 gene encoding upstream stimulatory factor 2 isoform X5 yields MDMLDPGLDPAASATAAAAASHDKGPEAEEGVELQEGGDGPGAEEQTAVAIASVQQAAFGDHNIQYQFRTENNGGQVTYRVVQVTDGQLDGQGDTAGAVSVVSTAAFAGGQQAVTQVGVDGAAQRPGPAAASVPPGPAAPFPLAVIQNPFSNGGSPAAEAVSGEARFAYFPASSVGDTTAVSVQTTDQSLQAGGQFYVMMTPQDVLQTGTQRTIAPRTHPYSPKIDGTRTPRDERRRAQHNEVERRRRDKINNWIVQLSKIIPDCNADNSKTGASKGGILSKACDYIRELRQTNQRMQETFKEAERLQMDNELLRQQIEELKNENALLRAQLQQHNLEMVGESTRQ; encoded by the exons aTGGACATGCTGGACCCGGGTCTGGATCCCGCTGCCTCGGCCACCGCTGCTGCCGCTGCCAG CCACGACAAGGGACCCGAGGCCGAGGAGGGCGTCGAGCTGCAAGAAG GCGGGGACGGTCCTGGGGCGGAGGAGCAAACGGCGGTGGCCATCGCCAGCGTCCAGCAGGCGGCGTTCGGTGACCACAACATCCAGTACCAGTTCCGCACAGAGAATAATGGAGGACAG GTGACATACCGCGTAGTCCAGGTGACTGATGGTCAGCTGGATGGCCAGGGAGACACAGCTGGCGCCGTCAGCGTCGTGTCCACGGCTGCCTTTGCGGGGGGGCAGCAGGCTGTGACCCAGGTGGGCGTGGACGGGGCAGCCCAGCGCCCTGGCCCCGCCGCTGCCTCTGTGCCCCCAGGTCCCGCAGCACCCTTCCCACTG GCTGTAATCCAGAATCCCTTCAGCAATGGTGGCAGCCCAGCAGCGGAGGCTGTCAGTGGAGAGGCCCGGTTTGCCTATTTCCCCGCATCCAGTGTGGGAGATACCACTGCTGTGTCCGTGCAAACCACCGACCAGAGCTTGCAGGCCGGAG GCCAGTTCTATGTCATGATGACACCCCAGGATGTGCTGCAGACAGGAACACAGAGGACGATCGCACCCCGGACACACCCCTATTCCCC aaaAATTGACGGAACCAGAACACCACGGGATGAGAGAAGAAGAGCTCAGCACAATGAAG TGGAGCGGAGGCGGAGGGACAAGATCAACAACTGGATTGTCCAACTTTCAAAAATCATTCCAGACTGTAATGCAGACAACAGCAAGACAGGAGCA AGTAAAGGGGGGATCCTGTCGAAGGCCTGCGATTACATCCGGGAGCTACGCCAGACCAACCAGCGCATGCAGGAGACCTTCAAGGAGGCCGAGCGGCTGCAGATGGACAATGAGCTCCTGCGGCAACAG ATCGAGGAGTTGAAGAATGAGAACGCCCTGCTTCGAGCCCAGCTGCAGCAGCACAACCTGGAGATGGTGGGCGAGAGCACCCGACAGTGA
- the Usf2 gene encoding upstream stimulatory factor 2 isoform X1: MDMLDPGLDPAASATAAAAASHDKGPEAEEGVELQEGGDGPGAEEQTAVAIASVQQAAFGDHNIQYQFRTENNGGQVTYRVVQVTDGQLDGQGDTAGAVSVVSTAAFAGGQQAVTQVGVDGAAQRPGPAAASVPPGPAAPFPLAVIQNPFSNGGSPAAEAVSGEARFAYFPASSVGDTTAVSVQTTDQSLQAGGQFYVMMTPQDVLQTGTQRTIAPRTHPYSPKIDGTRTPRDERRRAQHNEVERRRRDKINNWIVQLSKIIPDCNADNSKTGAACDYIRELRQTNQRMQETFKEAERLQMDNELLRQQIEELKNENALLRAQLQQHNLEMVGESTRQ, encoded by the exons aTGGACATGCTGGACCCGGGTCTGGATCCCGCTGCCTCGGCCACCGCTGCTGCCGCTGCCAG CCACGACAAGGGACCCGAGGCCGAGGAGGGCGTCGAGCTGCAAGAAG GCGGGGACGGTCCTGGGGCGGAGGAGCAAACGGCGGTGGCCATCGCCAGCGTCCAGCAGGCGGCGTTCGGTGACCACAACATCCAGTACCAGTTCCGCACAGAGAATAATGGAGGACAG GTGACATACCGCGTAGTCCAGGTGACTGATGGTCAGCTGGATGGCCAGGGAGACACAGCTGGCGCCGTCAGCGTCGTGTCCACGGCTGCCTTTGCGGGGGGGCAGCAGGCTGTGACCCAGGTGGGCGTGGACGGGGCAGCCCAGCGCCCTGGCCCCGCCGCTGCCTCTGTGCCCCCAGGTCCCGCAGCACCCTTCCCACTG GCTGTAATCCAGAATCCCTTCAGCAATGGTGGCAGCCCAGCAGCGGAGGCTGTCAGTGGAGAGGCCCGGTTTGCCTATTTCCCCGCATCCAGTGTGGGAGATACCACTGCTGTGTCCGTGCAAACCACCGACCAGAGCTTGCAGGCCGGAG GCCAGTTCTATGTCATGATGACACCCCAGGATGTGCTGCAGACAGGAACACAGAGGACGATCGCACCCCGGACACACCCCTATTCCCC aaaAATTGACGGAACCAGAACACCACGGGATGAGAGAAGAAGAGCTCAGCACAATGAAG TGGAGCGGAGGCGGAGGGACAAGATCAACAACTGGATTGTCCAACTTTCAAAAATCATTCCAGACTGTAATGCAGACAACAGCAAGACAGGAGCA GCCTGCGATTACATCCGGGAGCTACGCCAGACCAACCAGCGCATGCAGGAGACCTTCAAGGAGGCCGAGCGGCTGCAGATGGACAATGAGCTCCTGCGGCAACAG ATCGAGGAGTTGAAGAATGAGAACGCCCTGCTTCGAGCCCAGCTGCAGCAGCACAACCTGGAGATGGTGGGCGAGAGCACCCGACAGTGA
- the Usf2 gene encoding upstream stimulatory factor 2 isoform X2: MDMLDPGLDPAASATAAAAASHDKGPEAEEGVELQEGGDGPGAEEQTAVAIASVQQAAFGDHNIQYQFRTENNGGQVTYRVVQVTDGQLDGQGDTAGAVSVVSTAAFAGGQQAVTQVGVDGAAQRPGPAAASVPPGPAAPFPLAVIQNPFSNGGSPAAEAVSGEARFAYFPASSVGDTTAVSVQTTDQSLQAGEKLTEPEHHGMREEELSTMKWSGGGGTRSTTGLSNFQKSFQTVMQTTARQEQVKGGSCRRPAITSGSYARPTSACRRPSRRPSGCRWTMSSCGNRSRS, encoded by the exons aTGGACATGCTGGACCCGGGTCTGGATCCCGCTGCCTCGGCCACCGCTGCTGCCGCTGCCAG CCACGACAAGGGACCCGAGGCCGAGGAGGGCGTCGAGCTGCAAGAAG GCGGGGACGGTCCTGGGGCGGAGGAGCAAACGGCGGTGGCCATCGCCAGCGTCCAGCAGGCGGCGTTCGGTGACCACAACATCCAGTACCAGTTCCGCACAGAGAATAATGGAGGACAG GTGACATACCGCGTAGTCCAGGTGACTGATGGTCAGCTGGATGGCCAGGGAGACACAGCTGGCGCCGTCAGCGTCGTGTCCACGGCTGCCTTTGCGGGGGGGCAGCAGGCTGTGACCCAGGTGGGCGTGGACGGGGCAGCCCAGCGCCCTGGCCCCGCCGCTGCCTCTGTGCCCCCAGGTCCCGCAGCACCCTTCCCACTG GCTGTAATCCAGAATCCCTTCAGCAATGGTGGCAGCCCAGCAGCGGAGGCTGTCAGTGGAGAGGCCCGGTTTGCCTATTTCCCCGCATCCAGTGTGGGAGATACCACTGCTGTGTCCGTGCAAACCACCGACCAGAGCTTGCAGGCCGGAG aaaAATTGACGGAACCAGAACACCACGGGATGAGAGAAGAAGAGCTCAGCACAATGAAG TGGAGCGGAGGCGGAGGGACAAGATCAACAACTGGATTGTCCAACTTTCAAAAATCATTCCAGACTGTAATGCAGACAACAGCAAGACAGGAGCA AGTAAAGGGGGGATCCTGTCGAAGGCCTGCGATTACATCCGGGAGCTACGCCAGACCAACCAGCGCATGCAGGAGACCTTCAAGGAGGCCGAGCGGCTGCAGATGGACAATGAGCTCCTGCGGCAACAG ATCGAGGAGTTGA
- the Usf2 gene encoding upstream stimulatory factor 2 isoform X3: protein MDMLDPGLDPAASATAAAAASHDKGPEAEEGVELQEGGDGPGAEEQTAVAIASVQQAAFGDHNIQYQFRTENNGGQVTYRVVQVTDGQLDGQGDTAGAVSVVSTAAFAGGQQAVTQVGVDGAAQRPGPAAASVPPGPAAPFPLAVIQNPFSNGGSPAAEAVSGEARFAYFPASSVGDTTAVSVQTTDQSLQAGEKLTEPEHHGMREEELSTMKWSGGGGTRSTTGLSNFQKSFQTVMQTTARQEQPAITSGSYARPTSACRRPSRRPSGCRWTMSSCGNRSRS, encoded by the exons aTGGACATGCTGGACCCGGGTCTGGATCCCGCTGCCTCGGCCACCGCTGCTGCCGCTGCCAG CCACGACAAGGGACCCGAGGCCGAGGAGGGCGTCGAGCTGCAAGAAG GCGGGGACGGTCCTGGGGCGGAGGAGCAAACGGCGGTGGCCATCGCCAGCGTCCAGCAGGCGGCGTTCGGTGACCACAACATCCAGTACCAGTTCCGCACAGAGAATAATGGAGGACAG GTGACATACCGCGTAGTCCAGGTGACTGATGGTCAGCTGGATGGCCAGGGAGACACAGCTGGCGCCGTCAGCGTCGTGTCCACGGCTGCCTTTGCGGGGGGGCAGCAGGCTGTGACCCAGGTGGGCGTGGACGGGGCAGCCCAGCGCCCTGGCCCCGCCGCTGCCTCTGTGCCCCCAGGTCCCGCAGCACCCTTCCCACTG GCTGTAATCCAGAATCCCTTCAGCAATGGTGGCAGCCCAGCAGCGGAGGCTGTCAGTGGAGAGGCCCGGTTTGCCTATTTCCCCGCATCCAGTGTGGGAGATACCACTGCTGTGTCCGTGCAAACCACCGACCAGAGCTTGCAGGCCGGAG aaaAATTGACGGAACCAGAACACCACGGGATGAGAGAAGAAGAGCTCAGCACAATGAAG TGGAGCGGAGGCGGAGGGACAAGATCAACAACTGGATTGTCCAACTTTCAAAAATCATTCCAGACTGTAATGCAGACAACAGCAAGACAGGAGCA GCCTGCGATTACATCCGGGAGCTACGCCAGACCAACCAGCGCATGCAGGAGACCTTCAAGGAGGCCGAGCGGCTGCAGATGGACAATGAGCTCCTGCGGCAACAG ATCGAGGAGTTGA
- the LOC144250508 gene encoding uncharacterized protein LOC144250508, producing MGGVGAGGARGPGGEGRGEGGRGGGGRPGGPRARRSRRAAGGDGGDTGAARADHGDKQWGHVRRRCRRRRRRRRSCSRRLLLPPPPLPARRLRAARGSGTQRSRPPPAARGPRASFPEQPPPPPRLILTRPALDGRRLSPRSPVRAPASRPGPVRRRIAAAATAAFYFFPLFFPPLLELRARGGGGGGGGGASPGLDARGGRAAPGERARCLSPMAGGRARARVSAGREVAATAFHSRPGPAAGWNAGPDGTPGDPEVGLWSPGGQGSCQGLKTAKTPAPGEMGHGIFRHTVAAQVPHLVQQNKCFSRHHFYDYQFY from the exons AtggggggggtgggggcggggggggcgcGGGGCccggggggggaggggaggggggagggagggaggggagggggcgggcgGCCGGGGGGGCCCCGAGCCCGGCGCTCACGCCGCGCGGCAGGAGGGGACGGAGGAGACACGGGAGCCGCTCGCGCTGATCACGGGGACAAACAGTGGGGTCATGTGAGGAGGAgatgccgccgccgccgccgccgtcgTCGCTCCTGCAGCCGCCGCCTCCTCCTGCCGCCGCCGCCTCTGCCCGCCCGCCGACTCCGGGCTGCCCGAGGCTCCGGGACTCAGCGCAGCCGCCCCCCGCCCGCTGCACGCGGCCCTCGGGCCTCCTTCCCTgagcagccgccgccgccgccgcgacTTATTTTAACAAGGCCCGCTCTGGATGGCCGCCGCCTCTCCCCGAGATCGCCGGTTCGCGCGCCCGCCTCCCGGCCTGGACCCGTTCGGCGGCGGATCGctgctgcagccaccgccgctttctattttttcccccttttttttcctcctttacttGAGCTGCGcgcgcgcggcggcggcggcggcggcggcggcggcgcgagCCCGGGGCTTGACGCGCGCGGGGGGAGGGCAGCCCCCGGGGAGCGCGCGCGCTGTCTGTCTCCGATGGCAGGCGGGCGCGCGCGGGCCCGGGTCTCGGCGGGGCGCGAGGTCGCCGCCACAGCCTTCCACAGCCGCCCGGGGCCCGCCGCTGGATGGAACGCGGGCCCAGATGGAACGCCGGGGGACCCGGAGGTGGGACTGTGGTCGCCAGGGGGCCAGGGAAGCTGCCAGGGTTTGAAGACAGCAAA GACTCCAGCTCCCGGAGAAATGGGACATGGCATTTTCAGACACACGGTAGCTGCCCAGGTCCCCCACCTCGTGCAGCAGAACAAATGCTTCTCAAGACATCACTTTTATgattatcaattttattag